In the genome of Paenibacillus sp. GP183, the window ATTGACGCTGCAATCGGGAATCGAGATTCAAAATTACGAAAAGGCTGTTGCGATCATTCTAAAACAGTTGGAAGCCATGGAGCAAGGAGACATCTCGGAGAAGGAGCTTAGCCAAACCCGAGCAATGATCTCCAATCATCTGCGCGAACTCCAGGATTCGGCGTTTGAATTAATTTCCTTTGATTTCAACTTGATACTTTCGGGCAAAGAAAGAACCGTGCCAGAATTAATTCGAGATGTGGTTCAGGTGGATGCTGGCGCTATCGCGAAGGTGGCGAACCTGGTGAAGCTTGACACGATTTACTTTTTACGGGATCAGAAGGGAGACTAAGTCATGCAGATTATACCTTATCCACATTTGAATGAAACGATTTATCACGAGGAGCTCTCCAATGGTCTAAATGTTTATGTTCTCCCTAAGGACGGATTTCAAAAAACGTATGCTACTTTCTCTACAAAATATGGATCGGTCGACAATCATTTTAAAGTCGAAGGCCAGGAAGACGTGCGTGTTCCGGACGGCATAGCTCATTTTTTAGAGCATAAAATGTTTGAAGAGCCAGAGGGCGATGTGTTTTCCACCTTTGCTTCACAGGGCGCTTCAGCAAATGCTTTTACCAGCTTTGACCGCACTGCTTATTTATTTTCCGCTACAGAAGATATCATGACCAGCCTGCAAACCTTAATTAATTTTGTGCAAAATCCATATTTCACCGATGAAAATGTGGAAAAGGAAAAGGGCATCATCGGCCAAGAAATCAATATGTATCAGGATAATTCCGATTGGAGAAGCTACTTCGGCTTAATTGAAGCGATGTATAAGACTCATCCGGTACGTATCGATATTGCGGGCACGATTGAATCCATCTCGAAGATTAGCAAAGAAACGCTCTATGAGTGTTATCACACCTTTTACCATCCCAGCAACATGAGTTTATTTGTGGTTGGCGGTGTCAAGCCTGAAGAAGTGATTGCCTTTGTAAAAGAAAACCAAGCGGCCAAGTCGTTTGGTCCCCAGGGCCGAATCGAGCGGTTCTTCGAGGAAGAACAGCTTGCCGTGGAGATTCCGCAAAAGCTCATTCATCTGCCGGTTTCTTTGCCAAAATGTTTGTTCGGCTTTAAAGAGCAGCCTCCAGGAACGGAAGGCAAAGCTCTTCTCGAGCTGGAGTTAGTCACCAAGGTCGTGCTGGATATTGTGTTCAGCGGAAGCTCATCTATTTATCAGATGCTCTACGACGAGCAGTTGATCTCCGATAATTTTGGCCATGAATACAACTGCAGTAAGGACTATGCTTTTTCAGTCATTGGCGGCGACACCAGGGACCCTGAACTGCTGATCAGCCGTGTTCGGGAAGAGGTAGAAAAGCTCAAAAAAACCGGTCTTGATGTTGAAACCTTTGAGCGAAGCCGCAAAAAGAAAATCGGCAACTTCCTGCGGATGCTCAACTCACCTGAATCGATTGCCAATGAGTTTACTAAATATCGCTTCAAGGACATCGATTTATTCGACATATTGCCCATGTTCGAAAGTCTAACTCTCGATCAGGTGAACGAGCGTTTTCGCCGGCATTTCAATTGGGGTCAATTAGCTGCATCCATTGTGCGGAGCCGTGACGAGGGATGAATGCTGCAATGAAGCCTTTTACCGAACAAACGGTATTGATTACCGGGGCGAGCCGAGGAATCGGAGCTGCCATTGCAGAGCGGTTTGCCTCCGTAGGGATGAATGTGATCATCCATTATTTGAATTCGCACGAATCGGCCAATGAAGTGGCAAGAGCCTGCATGAAGCACGGATCCAAGGTATTAACGGTATCAGCCGATTTGCGCTTTAAAGATCAGATTCTCAAAATGAAGGAGAAGCTGGATCAGCGAGAAATGATCCCGGATATCGTGGTAAACAATGCTGGAATTTCCCATTACGGTTTGTTATCCGATGTGACAGATGAAATATGGGATGAGGTTATGGAAGTGAACCTGAAAGGCGCCTTCCTCTGCACCCAGGTATTCATGGAGCAGATGATCCGGAATAAATACGGACGCATCGTTAACGTATCTTCCATATGGGGCATATCGGGAGCTTCCTGTGAGGTTGTTTATTCAACAGCCAAGGGCGGCATGAATGCTTTTACAAAAGCATTGGCGAAAGAGCTCGCCCCATCGGGGATCACGGTGAATGCTGTCGCTCCGGGTGCTGTTGATACGAAGATGATGACGGGATTCAATGCGCAGGAAAAAGCTGCGGTTGAGAGCGAAATTCCTGTTGGACGCTTTGCTCTGCCAAATGAAATTGCATCGCTTGTTTACTTTTTGGCGCTTCCGGAATCCGGTTATATCACTGGTCAAATTATTAGTCCAAATGGCGGTTGGTTAACTTGAGTTCAGCTAATGGCTGTTTTGCATATTTCCTCGGCACATTGTGAATCTTACTAAGTGTAAGTATATGCTCACAATAATAAGGAGGACCACAACATGGTTACTGTACTTAAGGTATTTGATAAGTGGAAGGAATTTCTTTCGGAGCGCGTTTCTCAAGCAGAGCGGGCAGGGATGAGTGATGAAACATTAAACAAAATCGCTTTTCAAATCGGCGATTTCCTGGCAACTAAAGTCGATCCAAAGAATGATGAGGAGCGTGTGCTCAAGGAACTTTGGGATGCCGGGAATGAAGAAGAACGACGCACAATTGCCAAACTTATGGTAAAATTAGTAGACAAAGTCTAATATGCGTTTTACAATTTCTATAACTGTTGCAAGAGCCTCCTGCCTGGAGGCTTTTCCATGCTTGCTTCAAGAAAGGATTTCGTTAATCATGGTATACCGCACAATTTTATTACTGCTCTTCTCATGCAGCATTCTTTTAAGCGCATGCGGAACTAGAGGGACTCCTGTGATTCGACCGGAAATCTTGGAGAGCAAGCTTTCTGTTCTTATGATAACCAGCGATAAATTAAGCGATCCCGTCAAACAGAAGATTGGGTCCAAGCTGCTGGAGTGGCGGTCTGGCAATCAGATCGCATTTGAATGGATGAAAGACAAAGCAGCCATCGATGAATCGATGATAACGTCCATCAAGTCAAAGCCTTACGATTACATATATGTTATTGGAACGGATCTATTCTTGACAGCCATACAGGCGGCAGATCAAGATAAAGACAGCAAATGGACGCTGCTGCAAGATCAGATGACCTTGCAGCAGCCTCCTGTAAAATCGGATAATCTGTCCATCCTGCAAATTGATCCCAAGCAAGCGGCAGATGTAAGAACTAATTGGGTAAATCAAATGCTGGCGCAAAAAGAATCCGTGGAATGGGTAACCTTCGCCGAGAATCCAATTCCAGCAGAGTGGGCGCCTTCCGAGGAAGCTGACCATATTGTTCTGCTGAACAATAACGGGGACTGGTTCAATCAGCTTAATTACCAAACCCGGTTGCATGCATCCAAATGGATTATTTTTAACGCACCTACGGATGCATCCTTTGGGAATCGCGCAAAAACAATTGGCGTATCCGTTGTCGATTTAACCGCTCCCCTTGAAGCGGAATTGAATTGGGATGCTATTCTTGCGGGCAGGCTGAACATGATGACTGGGCGCACTTGGGTAAAAGGAATTCAAGCATACAATGGGCAGGAAATGAAACAATTGTTGATAAAATGAAATAAAAGAGGATTTTGATGAATATTGTAGAAATAATTCCTTTAAGATCTTTTGCGTGACAGTATTGAAAATAATGAGGTGGAAGTATTGGACGTAAAAGAATGGTACATGGAATACAAAATCCACAAAAATCGTCCTGGCTTGCTTGGGGATATTGCTTCCCTGATGGGGATGCTCGACATCAATATTGTCACGATTAATGGAGTGGAAGACCGCACTCGCGGTATGCTGCTGCAAACAAATGATGAGGAAAAAATTGATTTATTGGGTAAAATGTTAAAGAAGGTAGATAATATCACAGTTAATGCGCTGCGTACGCCTAAACTGGTTGATATTCTAGCTGTGAGGCATGGAAGATATATAGAGCGCGATTCCGATGATCGCAAAACGTTTCGTTTCACACGTGATGAGCTTGGCCTATTGGTTGATTTTCTGGGAGAAGTATTTAAAAGAGAAGGCAACCAGGTCATTGGCCTCAGAGGAATGCCGCGTGTTGGCAAAACGGAGTCGATTATTGCAGGAAGCGTATGCGCGAATAAAAGATGGACGTTCGTTTCTTCAACGCTCCTAAGGCAAACGGTGCGCAGCCAGTTATCGGAGGATGAAACCTCCGTCCATAATGTATTCATCGTCGACGGAATCGTTTCGACCATTAGATCCAATGAGAAGCATTACAGCTTGCTGCAAGAGATTATGGCTATGCCTGCAACTAAAGTAATTGAGCATCCGGATATTTTTATACGTGAGTCCGAATACACTTATAATGACTTTGATTATTTTATCGAGCTGCGCCAACACCCGGATGAAGAAATCAATTATGACAGCTTCACATCCACTATGGAACCATTTTAATCGAAGAACCGTCCAACATAAGGGAGCATCCAGGAGGTGATCTAGTGTCTGAATTGGGACAGTTACTGAAGCAAGCACGCATGGACCAAAAAATCTCTTTGGAGGATTTGGAAGAGTCAACCAAGATAAGAAAACGTTATTTGGAAGCTATCGAGGAAGGGAATTACAAGATTCTTCCCGGCAGCTTTTATGTGCGTGCTTTTATTAAGAATTACGCGGAAGCCGTGGGCCTGGATCCTGCTGAAGTGCTGAGCTTGTATCAAAATGCGATGCCTGCATCCGTTTCGGAAAAGCCAGTTAATTCAAATTTGCAGAGCAAAAGAAGCCTTTCTCGCAATAATGATAAAATGAGTCGTGTTGCATCGAGTGTTATGGTGATTGGTTTTGTCATTTTGATTCTCGGACTCATATATTATTATGCCTTTCAAAGCTCAAAGGGGACTCCGTCTCAGGAAAAGACGATAGACAATAAGCCTGAACGGATAACCGATCGAACCGATCCGAAGGCAGGACAAGCTAGTACCAGCCCCAGCACTGCGGCTGCGCCTACTCATTCGCCTACAGCTTCACCGACACCGTCACCAACTCCGACGCCTCTGACAGCTGTGAAATTCAACAAAAGTGAAAATGGCGTTGATTTCTATACAGTTACCGGCTCGCAAAAACTGACCCTTCAATTGAAAATTTCAAGCGCCGACTGCTGGATTGAGGTTGATACAATTGACGTGAATGGTAAAAAAACAATGCAAAGGCAAAAGACTTACAAAGATGGC includes:
- a CDS encoding pitrilysin family protein, with the protein product MQIIPYPHLNETIYHEELSNGLNVYVLPKDGFQKTYATFSTKYGSVDNHFKVEGQEDVRVPDGIAHFLEHKMFEEPEGDVFSTFASQGASANAFTSFDRTAYLFSATEDIMTSLQTLINFVQNPYFTDENVEKEKGIIGQEINMYQDNSDWRSYFGLIEAMYKTHPVRIDIAGTIESISKISKETLYECYHTFYHPSNMSLFVVGGVKPEEVIAFVKENQAAKSFGPQGRIERFFEEEQLAVEIPQKLIHLPVSLPKCLFGFKEQPPGTEGKALLELELVTKVVLDIVFSGSSSIYQMLYDEQLISDNFGHEYNCSKDYAFSVIGGDTRDPELLISRVREEVEKLKKTGLDVETFERSRKKKIGNFLRMLNSPESIANEFTKYRFKDIDLFDILPMFESLTLDQVNERFRRHFNWGQLAASIVRSRDEG
- the fabG gene encoding 3-oxoacyl-ACP reductase FabG, with product MKPFTEQTVLITGASRGIGAAIAERFASVGMNVIIHYLNSHESANEVARACMKHGSKVLTVSADLRFKDQILKMKEKLDQREMIPDIVVNNAGISHYGLLSDVTDEIWDEVMEVNLKGAFLCTQVFMEQMIRNKYGRIVNVSSIWGISGASCEVVYSTAKGGMNAFTKALAKELAPSGITVNAVAPGAVDTKMMTGFNAQEKAAVESEIPVGRFALPNEIASLVYFLALPESGYITGQIISPNGGWLT
- a CDS encoding DUF3243 domain-containing protein, with amino-acid sequence MVTVLKVFDKWKEFLSERVSQAERAGMSDETLNKIAFQIGDFLATKVDPKNDEERVLKELWDAGNEEERRTIAKLMVKLVDKV
- a CDS encoding DUF3388 domain-containing protein, with the protein product MDVKEWYMEYKIHKNRPGLLGDIASLMGMLDINIVTINGVEDRTRGMLLQTNDEEKIDLLGKMLKKVDNITVNALRTPKLVDILAVRHGRYIERDSDDRKTFRFTRDELGLLVDFLGEVFKREGNQVIGLRGMPRVGKTESIIAGSVCANKRWTFVSSTLLRQTVRSQLSEDETSVHNVFIVDGIVSTIRSNEKHYSLLQEIMAMPATKVIEHPDIFIRESEYTYNDFDYFIELRQHPDEEINYDSFTSTMEPF
- a CDS encoding helix-turn-helix domain-containing protein, whose protein sequence is MSELGQLLKQARMDQKISLEDLEESTKIRKRYLEAIEEGNYKILPGSFYVRAFIKNYAEAVGLDPAEVLSLYQNAMPASVSEKPVNSNLQSKRSLSRNNDKMSRVASSVMVIGFVILILGLIYYYAFQSSKGTPSQEKTIDNKPERITDRTDPKAGQASTSPSTAAAPTHSPTASPTPSPTPTPLTAVKFNKSENGVDFYTVTGSQKLTLQLKISSADCWIEVDTIDVNGKKTMQRQKTYKDGETDSFLFDSSAYLNVGAAKALELNVNGTIVTVGDSLNPKRIQLDLQKS